A window of the Dermacentor variabilis isolate Ectoservices unplaced genomic scaffold, ASM5094787v1 scaffold_12, whole genome shotgun sequence genome harbors these coding sequences:
- the LOC142565913 gene encoding hexosaminidase D-like, whose amino-acid sequence MPCELEHPFAMAPLKIRLLKLIAIVIVIAFLILYWQSTRILDRTPVETVQWVADVLTDPPTTAAATHTSFQESLRLPPIQFDERIVHFDLKGAPPKLEYYDAVFPLLHKLGATGLLMEYEDMFPYTGMLSPLAATNAYKEADIAHILSAARANHLQVIPLVQTFGHLEFALKLPEFSDLRELSHSPQAICPSLNGSLILVKAMLDQVLNLHPNAQYVHIGCDEVYSLGQCTRCERHMNVANITKDRLFLEHVEKVVAHVAQYGVRPIMWDDMLRSMEANDVQQWGAANPVDLMIWQYSPNITKYVEDQHWLKYARFQGLWIASAFKGATGPKQLLPDIKYHLKNHHSWLETLNNHRELLNIRGIALTGWQRYDHFAALCELLPASMPSLAANLVYLQHGCLDQVELSQIKEHLQCNRQLPIFDDGSSHLLFCQFPGAKVLTGIQQLVTLYNQKKVMEKNSHYVGWLDSYHVRLSFVSPDHIVEATKNLTELLSTSKHLHKFLGDAMSQLYDVHTVVEWIGTFLDPLHAELTLLEQQVQRLLNYSVWPRRPLEQVT is encoded by the coding sequence ATGCCCTGTGAGCTGGAACACCCTTTTGCCATGGCTCCACTGAAGATTCGTCTTTTGAAGTTAATTGCTATTGTCATTGTGATAGCATTCCTTATACTTTACTGGCAGAGCACCAGGATTCTTGACAGGACACCTGTTGAAACAGTGCAATGGGTGGCTGATGTGCTTACTGATCCACCAACCACAGCAGCTGCAACTCATACCAGCTTTCAAGAGAGCCTACGATTGCCGCCTATCCAGTTTGATGAGCGCATAGTGCATTTTGACCTGAAAGGTGCACCACCTAAACTTGAGTACTACGATGCAGTGTTTCCCCTGTTGCACAAGCTTGGAGCCACTGGACTTTTAATGGAGTATGAGGATATGTTTCCTTACACAGGGATGCTCAGTCCTCTTGCAGCCACTAACGCCTATAAGGAGGCTGACATTGCTCATATCTTGTCTGCTGCTCGTGCCAATCATTTGCAGGTGATTCCACTGGTGCAAACATTTGGCCATCTTGAATTTGCACTTAAGTTGCCAGAATTTTCAGATCTTCGAGAATTGAGTCATAGTCCTCAAGCGATATGCCCCTCACTGAATGGATCTCTCATCCTGGTAAAGGCTATGCTTGACCAAGTGCTCAATTTGCATCCTAATGCTCAGTATGTGCATATTGGTTGTGATGAGGTTTACTCATTAGGACAGTGCACTCGCTGTGAGAGGCACATGAATGTGGCAAACATCACGAAAGATAGGCTTTTCCTAGAGCATGTAGAGAAAGTTGTAGCTCATGTGGCCCAATATGGGGTTCGTCCCATTATGTGGGATGACATGTTGCGCAGCATGGAGGCAAATGATGTACAGCAGTGGGGTGCTGCTAACCCTGTAGACCTAATGATCTGGCAGTATTCTCCGAACATAACCAAGTATGTGGAAGACCAGCACTGGCTAAAATATGCTCGTTTCCAAGGGCTGTGGATAGCAAGTGCCTTCAAGGGGGCTACAGGTCCAAAGCAGTTGCTTCCAGACATCAAATACCATTTAAAAAACCACCATTCGTGGCTGGAAACACTTAACAACCACAGGGAACTGCTCAATATACGTGGCATTGCATTGACGGGGTGGCAACGGTACGACCACTTTGCTGCACTTTGTGAGCTTCTGCCAGCAAGCATGCCATCCTTGGCTGCCAACTTGGTATACCTGCAGCATGGGTGTTTAGATCAGGTGGAGCTGTCTCAAATTAAGGAACACTTGCAGTGTAATAGGCAGCTGCCCATTTTTGATGATGGAAGCAGCCATTTGCTCTTTTGTCAGTTCCCTGGTGCAAAGGTACTCACAGGAATCCAGCAGCTAGTGACACTATACAATCAAAAGAAAGTGATGGAAAAAAACAGTCATTATGTTGGATGGCTAGATAGTTATCATGTTCGACTGTCATTTGTCAGTCCCGATCACATTGTCGAGGCGACCAAGAACCTGACTGAGCTCCTGAGCACATCGAAGCATCTGCACAAGTTCCTGGGTGATGCAATGTCTCAATTGTATGATGTGCATACTGTGGTAGAGTGGATAGGTACATTTCTTGATCCACTGCATGCTGAGCTCACACTACTTGAACAGCAGGTCCAGCGGCTACTTAATTATAGCGTATGGCCTAGGAGACCTCTAGAACAGGTAACATGA